Proteins from a single region of Thermovibrio guaymasensis:
- a CDS encoding antitoxin AF2212-like protein, with product MKTVRAVFKNGVFVPVEPCSPPEGCEAVVVFVDKREKELPKWWNSIDVKEEKKRALLDFVSLLRRRVSPIDVKAVVSDGGLEVFVITDDSERDLRAVMEEALKVYERSSVYLPVQVISSNRLERWREQGSSIYKQIEKGVSLL from the coding sequence ATGAAAACTGTTAGAGCCGTTTTTAAAAACGGAGTTTTCGTCCCGGTTGAGCCCTGCTCTCCACCTGAAGGGTGTGAGGCGGTAGTTGTTTTCGTTGATAAAAGGGAAAAGGAGCTCCCAAAGTGGTGGAACTCTATTGACGTTAAGGAGGAGAAGAAGAGGGCCCTCTTGGACTTCGTTAGCCTTCTTAGGAGGAGAGTTTCACCGATAGACGTTAAGGCCGTTGTTTCAGACGGAGGACTTGAAGTATTTGTAATAACCGATGACTCAGAAAGGGACTTGAGGGCTGTTATGGAAGAGGCCCTTAAGGTCTACGAAAGGAGCTCCGTTTACCTTCCGGTTCAGGTTATAAGCTCAAACCGGCTTGAGAGGTGGAGGGAACAGGGGAGCTCCATCTACAAACAGATTGAGAAGGGAGTAAGCCTCCTGTGA
- a CDS encoding SpoVG family protein: MRRKEIERLPVMNLEVTDVKIYPFDTTGIGGNIKAVATVKINNVLEIKDIKIIYSNKGYFIQMPSKRSRTGEYVPIVNPLEKDLYLHIRRKVLDEYKRIMEKYGEKVNPND, from the coding sequence GTGAGAAGGAAAGAGATTGAAAGGCTCCCCGTAATGAACCTTGAGGTTACAGACGTAAAGATCTATCCCTTTGATACTACGGGAATTGGTGGAAACATTAAAGCCGTTGCTACGGTGAAGATTAACAACGTCTTGGAAATTAAGGACATAAAAATCATATATTCAAATAAGGGCTACTTCATACAGATGCCCTCCAAGAGGAGCAGAACGGGAGAATACGTTCCAATAGTTAACCCCCTAGAAAAGGACCTATACCTTCACATAAGGAGGAAGGTCCTTGACGAGTACAAACGGATTATGGAGAAGTACGGTGAAAAGGTTAATCCTAACGATTAG
- a CDS encoding glycine zipper domain-containing protein, with protein MKRLILTISIPALLFSGCTSNQLSKTDAALLGALGGAAVGAATHKHYKSSAKDAAIYGAVAGGILGYVMGSDQTNQHTVSAETEYDVKTKDGKVIHVRENWYTVDSQPAPTSK; from the coding sequence GTGAAAAGGTTAATCCTAACGATTAGTATTCCTGCCCTCTTGTTTTCAGGGTGTACCTCCAACCAGCTTTCAAAGACCGATGCTGCGTTGCTTGGAGCCCTTGGAGGGGCTGCAGTTGGAGCTGCAACCCATAAACACTACAAGTCGTCTGCCAAAGATGCGGCCATTTACGGAGCAGTTGCCGGAGGAATCTTAGGGTACGTTATGGGAAGCGACCAGACAAATCAGCACACGGTTAGCGCTGAAACCGAGTACGACGTTAAGACGAAGGACGGGAAAGTAATTCACGTAAGGGAGAACTGGTACACTGTTGATAGCCAGCCGGCCCCTACCTCTAAGTAG
- a CDS encoding TrmB family transcriptional regulator yields the protein MEKSEVIDLLKEFGLNTYEAKCYVALLESDGATAPEVAKRSGVPPQRVYDSLSSLEEKGMVQVVNRKPKLFVPLPVREALLNRLYQIKLNFEKREKFLRGLIEEIERKVPVKSSEFPTSEEVFTVEGEKAIVSTAVRLISSAKRSVKIAGIRPLFAFGCRGNLGKYLKEGVELLAVGKFDTPCKEEISRLGGRYLEKEVECTYLLIVDDSKLLFIYSGDRGIFTESRGVVTPFLSYFKELST from the coding sequence ATGGAAAAGAGCGAAGTTATTGATCTACTGAAAGAGTTCGGCTTAAATACCTACGAGGCAAAGTGCTACGTTGCCCTCCTTGAGAGTGACGGTGCAACGGCGCCTGAAGTTGCGAAGAGGTCTGGAGTTCCTCCTCAAAGGGTTTACGACTCCCTCTCTTCCCTAGAGGAGAAGGGAATGGTTCAAGTCGTTAACAGGAAGCCAAAGCTTTTCGTTCCCCTTCCGGTGAGGGAGGCACTCCTAAACAGGCTCTATCAGATAAAGCTAAACTTTGAAAAGAGGGAGAAGTTCCTAAGGGGGCTTATAGAGGAGATTGAGAGGAAAGTTCCTGTTAAGTCCAGTGAGTTTCCAACTTCAGAAGAAGTCTTCACCGTAGAGGGAGAGAAGGCGATAGTTTCAACTGCTGTAAGGTTAATTTCGTCGGCTAAAAGGAGCGTTAAGATAGCTGGAATAAGGCCTCTCTTTGCCTTTGGTTGCAGGGGAAATTTGGGGAAGTACCTAAAGGAGGGAGTGGAACTTTTAGCAGTAGGGAAGTTTGATACTCCCTGTAAAGAGGAAATCAGCAGGTTAGGGGGAAGGTATTTAGAGAAGGAAGTTGAGTGCACCTACCTTTTAATAGTGGATGACAGTAAACTCCTCTTCATTTACTCTGGAGATAGGGGAATATTCACAGAAAGCAGAGGAGTTGTAACTCCTTTCCTCTCCTACTTTAAGGAACTCTCTACTTAG
- a CDS encoding C-GCAxxG-C-C family protein, protein MDRRGFLKKGLLAGVGITAGLLAENLPALASRIDDVKLPLPYVKLDPQEIADKAYSEYFKHECCDGVFRSILDALKEKVGGPYLGIPSLMFWYGGGGVAGWGTICGTLNGAAAIFNLTCKDFKPMIDVLVDWYQKEELPTYQPKVCGKVDIPHFPKSISHSPLCHVSVQRWCKVASVALKRPILYNSKERSERCARLTASVAAKTVELLNAYHFGGFKPTSVKGTQKTKMECFICHEAAMKEVE, encoded by the coding sequence ATGGATAGGAGAGGGTTTCTAAAGAAGGGACTTCTTGCAGGAGTTGGAATCACGGCCGGCCTTTTAGCCGAGAACCTACCTGCTCTAGCTTCCAGAATCGACGACGTAAAACTTCCACTGCCCTACGTAAAGCTTGACCCTCAGGAGATAGCAGACAAGGCTTACTCAGAGTACTTCAAACACGAGTGTTGTGATGGCGTTTTCAGGTCAATTCTTGATGCTTTAAAGGAGAAAGTTGGAGGCCCTTACTTAGGAATTCCTTCTTTAATGTTCTGGTACGGTGGCGGAGGAGTTGCCGGCTGGGGAACTATATGCGGAACTCTCAACGGCGCAGCTGCAATCTTTAACCTTACTTGTAAGGACTTCAAGCCCATGATTGACGTCCTCGTTGACTGGTACCAGAAGGAGGAGCTCCCCACTTACCAACCTAAGGTCTGCGGTAAAGTTGACATTCCCCACTTTCCAAAGAGCATTTCCCACTCTCCCCTATGCCACGTCTCCGTCCAGAGGTGGTGTAAGGTTGCATCAGTAGCCCTTAAAAGGCCGATTCTCTACAACAGTAAAGAGCGTTCTGAAAGGTGCGCAAGGCTAACCGCCTCTGTTGCCGCTAAGACGGTTGAGCTTCTAAACGCTTACCACTTCGGGGGATTTAAGCCAACCTCCGTCAAGGGAACCCAGAAGACAAAGATGGAGTGTTTCATCTGCCACGAAGCAGCGATGAAAGAGGTTGAGTAA
- a CDS encoding DsrE/DsrF/TusD sulfur relay family protein, whose translation MAKVLFILNREPYDGTDVTWNALRLAGKLLEKGAVVRIFLMNDAVDLARNETVKPENYDQDLVAMLKELIDKGVPVKVCGTCMARCGIHKGKPYFEGAEKATMNDLAEWVLDSDKVLTF comes from the coding sequence ATGGCAAAGGTGTTATTTATCCTCAACAGGGAACCTTACGATGGAACCGACGTTACCTGGAACGCCTTAAGGCTTGCTGGAAAGCTACTTGAGAAAGGAGCGGTAGTTAGGATTTTCCTAATGAACGATGCAGTTGACCTTGCAAGGAATGAGACGGTTAAGCCTGAAAACTACGACCAGGACCTAGTTGCAATGCTTAAAGAACTAATAGATAAGGGAGTTCCCGTAAAGGTTTGTGGGACCTGTATGGCAAGGTGCGGAATCCATAAGGGAAAACCTTACTTTGAGGGGGCAGAAAAGGCCACGATGAATGACCTTGCTGAGTGGGTTCTTGACAGCGATAAGGTTCTAACCTTTTAA
- the uvrA gene encoding excinuclease ABC subunit UvrA: MKDKIVVKGARQHNLKNVDVEIPKNKLVVITGVSGSGKSSLAFDTLYAEGQRRYVESLSAYARQFLELMEKPDVDLIEGLSPAIAIEQKTVSKNPRSTVGTTTEIHDYLRLLFARVGKPYCPKCNVPIEPQTVQEIVDRVLNKEGKRVLIISPVVKERKGEHRDLIERLVKQGFRRFIVDGREYLGEELLNLKLEKKVKHTVEVVVDRLKVAQKYKSRLADSIETAVNLSEGFVVIRNYDTEEEELLSTKGSCPICGFSFREISPRLFSFNSPLGACPECGGLGFRLAVEPSLLIDFEKPLIEAFELTKYAKFEYLTDLIETGCDYLEVSPYEKVRDIPKGKLNFLLYAEKQPIRVYGSVSFYRGNYKPYYFEGILRHLERRYRESESEWVKELIEPYLVEVECEACKGKRLNREALSVKVGGLNIAQVEEMTVRGAFDFFKNLELSGKRRVIAERILKEIKNRLKFLIDVGLDYLTLDRRTSTLSGGESQRIRLATQVGSRLSGVLYVLDEPSIGLHQRDNRRLIETLKGLRDLGNTVIVVEHDVETIESADFVVDMGPGAGVHGGEVVAAGTPEELKESENSLTGKYLSRKLQIEVPKERRKPTEKWLRVVGAREHNLKNITVKFPLGLFTCVTGVSGSGKSTLVNEILYKALAREIYKSKVIPGEHDRIDGVELVDKVVRVDQSPIGRTPRSNPATYVDVFTPIRELFAATPEARARGYKKGRFSFNVPGGRCEACKGDGVIKVEMHFLPDVYVTCDVCGGRRFNRETLEITYKGKNIYDVLEMTVEEAMEFFKNHPKIFNKLKTLYDVGLGYIKLGQPATTLSGGEAQRVKLAKELSKRATGNTVYILDEPTTGLHIHDVKKLIDVLQRLVDKGNTVIIIEHNLDLIKCADWIIDLGPEGGDEGGRVVAAGTPEDVARSDTWTGKFLREVL; this comes from the coding sequence ATGAAGGATAAAATTGTAGTAAAAGGGGCAAGGCAGCACAACTTAAAAAACGTTGACGTTGAAATACCCAAGAACAAACTCGTTGTAATAACGGGAGTGTCAGGTTCTGGAAAGTCTTCACTAGCCTTTGATACCCTTTACGCCGAAGGTCAGAGGAGGTACGTTGAGAGCTTGTCAGCCTACGCCCGCCAGTTCCTTGAGCTTATGGAAAAGCCAGACGTTGACCTGATTGAAGGCCTTTCTCCTGCAATTGCAATTGAACAGAAAACAGTTTCAAAGAACCCCCGTTCAACTGTAGGAACTACTACTGAGATACACGACTACTTAAGGCTCCTATTTGCGAGGGTTGGAAAACCTTACTGTCCCAAGTGTAACGTTCCGATAGAGCCACAGACGGTTCAGGAGATAGTTGATAGGGTTTTGAATAAAGAGGGAAAGAGAGTCCTCATCATTTCCCCTGTTGTTAAGGAGAGGAAGGGAGAGCACAGGGACTTAATTGAAAGGCTGGTTAAACAGGGTTTCAGGCGTTTTATTGTTGACGGAAGGGAGTACTTGGGGGAAGAGCTCCTCAACCTAAAGCTTGAAAAGAAAGTAAAGCACACAGTTGAAGTTGTAGTAGATAGGCTAAAAGTGGCCCAGAAGTATAAAAGCAGGCTTGCAGACTCAATTGAAACTGCAGTAAACCTCTCAGAGGGTTTCGTTGTAATAAGGAATTACGATACAGAGGAAGAGGAGCTCCTCTCAACAAAAGGCTCCTGCCCGATCTGCGGTTTCAGCTTCAGGGAAATATCACCGAGACTCTTCTCTTTCAACAGCCCACTCGGAGCCTGTCCCGAGTGCGGAGGGCTGGGCTTCCGTTTGGCAGTTGAACCGAGTCTATTGATTGACTTTGAGAAACCTTTGATAGAAGCCTTTGAGCTTACAAAGTACGCAAAGTTTGAGTACTTAACCGACTTAATTGAAACAGGATGTGATTACCTTGAGGTCTCTCCCTACGAGAAGGTGAGGGATATTCCAAAGGGTAAGCTTAACTTCCTCCTCTACGCTGAAAAACAGCCGATCAGGGTTTACGGTAGCGTCTCCTTCTACAGGGGAAACTACAAACCTTACTACTTTGAAGGAATATTAAGACACCTTGAGAGGAGGTACAGGGAGAGCGAGTCTGAGTGGGTAAAGGAACTTATTGAACCCTACCTTGTTGAGGTTGAGTGTGAAGCCTGCAAGGGCAAAAGGCTAAACAGAGAAGCCCTATCTGTAAAGGTCGGCGGACTCAACATAGCCCAGGTTGAGGAGATGACTGTAAGAGGTGCCTTTGATTTCTTTAAGAACCTGGAGCTCTCAGGAAAGAGAAGGGTAATAGCAGAGAGAATACTTAAGGAGATAAAGAACAGGCTCAAGTTCCTAATAGACGTAGGCCTTGATTACCTTACGCTTGATAGGAGAACCTCAACACTTTCAGGAGGGGAGAGCCAGAGGATAAGGCTTGCAACTCAGGTAGGTTCAAGGCTTTCCGGAGTCCTGTACGTCCTTGATGAGCCGAGCATAGGCCTCCACCAGAGGGATAACAGGAGGTTAATTGAGACTCTGAAGGGCTTAAGGGACCTTGGAAATACTGTAATTGTAGTTGAACACGACGTAGAGACCATAGAGAGTGCAGACTTCGTAGTTGACATGGGGCCGGGGGCTGGAGTTCATGGAGGGGAGGTTGTTGCTGCTGGAACTCCCGAAGAGCTAAAGGAGAGCGAGAACTCACTAACTGGGAAGTACCTATCCAGAAAACTCCAGATAGAAGTTCCAAAGGAGAGGAGAAAGCCTACCGAGAAGTGGCTCAGAGTTGTTGGAGCAAGGGAGCACAACCTTAAGAACATTACGGTTAAGTTTCCCTTAGGGCTATTTACCTGCGTTACCGGAGTTTCAGGTTCTGGAAAGTCAACCCTAGTAAATGAAATCCTCTATAAGGCCTTGGCAAGGGAAATCTATAAGAGTAAGGTGATTCCGGGAGAGCACGATAGAATAGATGGAGTTGAGCTGGTTGATAAGGTAGTTAGAGTTGACCAGTCTCCGATTGGAAGGACTCCCCGTTCAAACCCTGCAACCTATGTTGACGTCTTTACTCCCATAAGGGAACTCTTTGCAGCAACTCCGGAGGCAAGGGCAAGGGGGTACAAGAAGGGGAGGTTCTCATTTAACGTTCCCGGAGGAAGGTGCGAAGCCTGTAAAGGAGACGGAGTTATAAAGGTTGAAATGCACTTCCTACCCGACGTTTACGTAACCTGCGACGTTTGTGGAGGTAGGAGGTTTAACAGGGAGACCCTTGAAATTACCTATAAGGGTAAGAACATCTACGACGTCCTTGAGATGACGGTTGAAGAGGCGATGGAGTTCTTCAAAAACCATCCAAAGATATTTAATAAACTTAAGACACTCTACGACGTCGGCCTTGGATACATAAAACTTGGGCAGCCTGCAACAACCCTATCTGGAGGGGAAGCCCAGAGGGTTAAGCTAGCAAAGGAGCTCTCAAAGAGGGCAACCGGCAATACAGTCTACATACTTGATGAACCAACAACGGGACTTCACATTCACGACGTTAAGAAGTTAATTGACGTCCTTCAAAGGCTCGTGGATAAGGGAAATACAGTAATAATTATAGAGCACAACCTTGACCTTATTAAGTGTGCAGACTGGATTATTGACCTTGGCCCTGAAGGTGGAGATGAAGGGGGGAGAGTGGTCGCCGCCGGAACTCCTGAGGACGTTGCAAGGAGTGATACCTGGACTGGAAAATTCTTAAGGGAAGTCCTTTAA